In Solanum pennellii chromosome 3, SPENNV200, a single window of DNA contains:
- the LOC107012735 gene encoding short-chain dehydrogenase reductase 3b-like, producing MENPILPSFNPKLNGKIAIITGGASGIGEATAHLFAQHGAQVVIADIQEEKGRSVAESIGSTHCTFIKCDVTDEQQVQSLVQSTVEIYGRVDIMFSNAGIGSHDEHAQDILGFNLDALDNLFAVNVRGSVACVKHAAKAMVEGGVRGKIICTASSTATMGVTRQIDYAMSKHAVLGLVKSASKGLGAYGIRVNCVSPAAVATPLLEKTMKMGVEELEKLFESFNCLKIGALRASHVADAVLFLASDDSQFITGHNLVVDGGFQPPM from the coding sequence atgGAGAACCCAATTCTGCCATCATTCAATCCAAAATTGAACGGTAAAATTGCCATCATCACCGGAGGAGCAAGCGGAATCGGAGAAGCGACAGCACATCTGTTTGCTCAACATGGCGCTCAGGTAGTAATCGCTGACATCCAAGAAGAAAAAGGTCGATCCGTTGCGGAATCAATCGGGTCCACTCACTGCACTTTCATTAAATGTGACGTTACAGATGAGCAACAAGTCCAATCCCTGGTACAATCAACAGTGGAAATTTACGGTCGAGTCGATATAATGTTCAGCAACGCCGGAATTGGCAGCCACGACGAGCACGCACAAGATATCCTAGGGTTCAATCTGGATGCTTTAGATAACCTATTTGCGGTCAACGTTCGTGGGTCAGTCGCTTGCGTGAAACACGCGGCAAAGGCTATGGTGGAAGGTGGGGTCAGAGGGAAGATAATATGCACGGCGAGCTCGACGGCGACGATGGGGGTAACGAGGCAAATTGACTACGCAATGTCGAAACACGCAGTACTGGGATTGGTGAAGTCTGCAAGTAAAGGACTGGGTGCGTATGGTATACGAGTGAACTGTGTTTCTCCAGCAGCAGTGGCAACGCCATTGTTAGAGAAAACGATGAAAATGGGTGTAGAGGAGCTAGAGAAACTGTTTGAATCCTTCAATTGCTTGAAAATTGGAGCTCTAAGAGCTTCTCATGTAGCTGATGCTGTCTTGTTTTTGGCGTCGGATGACTCTCAGTTTATCACCGGCCATAATTTGGTCGTCGATGGAGGTTTTCAACCTCCTATGTGA
- the LOC107012328 gene encoding LOW QUALITY PROTEIN: protein NUCLEAR FUSION DEFECTIVE 4 (The sequence of the model RefSeq protein was modified relative to this genomic sequence to represent the inferred CDS: inserted 1 base in 1 codon), whose product MESSKWXSIWIQCSSGASYAFGIYSPVLKSTQFYDQSTLDTVSVFKDIGANAGILSGLLYTAVAAKPSSVRGRFSFLHGGPWVVHLAGAIQCFAGYLFMWLAVTGTINRPPVAVMSLFMFIAAHAQTFLNTANVVASVQNFPDHSGTIVGIMKGFLGLSGAILIQVYQTIFNNNPSSLMLMLALLPTIVTLMLMFLVTIHETPSRDEEKYLQGFLLVSLVIAAYLLFLRILENVFIFSEWAKIITLLVLFALLCSPISVVVKAQRVDVERLPPSITSSTSVLIDEPEWESSDKLAVQNIMDYDEVPTDTVQRRASSILQPDEQINLWQAICTIDFWLLFVAMICGMGSGLATINNISQIGESLGYTTLARSTLVSLWSIWNFLGRLGAGYVSDIFLLRSGWPRPLFMVFTLAAMTGGHVIIASGFPGNLYVGSLLVGICYGSQWSLMPTISKEIFGVVHMGTIFNTIAIASPVGSYVLSVRVIGYIYDKEASGEGNSCFGTHCFMLSYFILASVSLFGVVVALALFYRTRRFYSRVLMLC is encoded by the exons ATGGAGAGCAGCAAAT CTAGCATATGGATCCAGTGCAGCAGCGGTGCATCATACGCCTTCGGCATCTACTCCCCTGTCCTCAAGTCCACCCAATTTTACGATCAATCCACTCTCGATACCGTCTCTGTTTTCAAAGATATCGGTGCCAACGCCGGAATTCTCTCCGGCCTCCTCTATACCGCTGTCGCCGCCAAGCCTAGCTCCGTCCGAGGGCGATTCTCATTTCTCCACGGCGGGCCATGGGTCGTACATCTGGCTGGGGCTATCCAGTGCTTTGCCGGCTATTTATTCATGTGGCTTGCCGTCACCGGAACCATAAACAGGCCGCCTGTGGCTGTTATGTCCCTGTTCATGTTCATCGCTGCTCATGCTCAGACTTTCCTGAATACGGCTAATGTTGTTGCGTCCGTTCAAAATTTCCCGGACCATAGTGGCACTATTGTGGGTATCATGAAG GGCTTTCTTGGTTTGAGTGGAGCAATTCTAATACAAGTGTATCAGACCATATTCAATAATAACCCAAGCTCGCTGATGTTGATGCTTGCATTACTTCCGACTATAGTCACTTTGATGCTCATGTTTTTGGTGACAATCCATGAGACACCTTCAAGAGATGAGGAGAAATATTTGCAGGGCTTTTTATTAGTTTCTTTAGTTATTGCTGCATATCTTCTGTTTTTACGGATTTTGGAGAACGTCTTTATCTTCTCAGAGTGGGCAAAGATCATTACATTATTGGTTCTCTTTGCTCTACTCTGTTCTCCTATTAGTGTTGTAGTCAAGGCCCAAAGGGTTGATGTAGAGAGACTGCCGCCATCAATCACATCTTCTACCTCTGTATTGATAGATGAACCTGAATGGGAGAGTTCTGATAAATTGGCTGTTCAGAATATTATGGATTATGATGAAGTACCAACAGATACAGTCCAGCGAAGGGCCAGCTCTATCTTGCAGCCTGATGAACAAATAAATTTGTGGCAAGCCATATGCACCATAGACTTTTGGCTTCTATTTGTCGCGATGATATGTGGGATGGGATCAGGACTGGCCACGATAAATAACATCAGCCAGATTGGAGAGTCACTTGGTTACACAACATTGGCAAGAAGTACATTAGTTTCACTTTGGAGTATATGGAATTTTCTTGGCCGTCTTGGAGCTGGATATGTATCAGATATATTTCTGCTCAGGAGTGGGTGGCCAAGGCCATTATTCATGGTCTTTACTCTAGCAGCAATGACTGGTGGTCATGTGATTATCGCTTCAGGTTTTCCTGGAAATTTATATGTGGGTTCTCTGCTAGTAGGTATTTGCTATGGGTCGCAGTGGTCGTTGATGCCTACCATAAGTAAAGAGATATTTGGTGTGGTCCATATGGGTACAATTTTCAACACAATCGCAATAGCTAGTCCAGTGGGCTCTTATGTTCTTTCTGTCAGAGTAATCGGCTATATATATGACAAAGAGGCATCAGGAGAAGGAAATTCATGCTTTGGTACTCACTGCTTCATGTTATCTTATTTCATATTAGCATCCGTAAGTCTTTTTGGAGTTGTAGTTGCCTTGGCATTGTTTTATAGGACGAGAAGGTTCTATTCTCGTGTGCTAATGTTGTGCTGA
- the LOC107012344 gene encoding protein NUCLEAR FUSION DEFECTIVE 4-like: MDLDPDYNPSFKAKINTKWVATVASIWIQCTSGSLYTFAIYSSILKSTQGYDQSSLNVVSVFKDVGANVGILAGLLYSSVTTRRRRRFGGPWVVLLAGAIQCFAGYYLMWLTVMGLLPKPPLWVMCLYMLLAAHAMTFFNTANVVTAVHNFPNYRGTIVGIMKGFLGLSGAILIQVYQTIFRNRPTAYLLLLALLPPITTLLLMSFVTISPTNEDDEKKHLNGFSLIALVLASYLMAEIIVGNIFSLQLSVRIITFAVLIFLLLSPISVAINVHKEKSYRIIKYLLEQNSPEDEQNRSQAHFVDMGQSHGNYDELPAGADQERDMNERRTPEWGENMNLFQAMCTTGFWFLFVTTACGMGTGLATVNNISQIGGSLGYTILETNTLVSLWSIWNFLGRFGAGYISDYFLRSLGWSRPLFIVVTLASMTVGHAVIASGLPGALYAGSVIVGICYGSQWSLMPTIVSEIFGARHLGTIFNTITVAGPVGSYILSVWVVGYLYDKEASDVGNMCTGTHCFMLSFFIMAASTFFGALVALALFFRTRNFYNNFVQRRGANTITG; the protein is encoded by the exons ATGGATTTAGACCCAGATTACAATCCCAGTTTTAAGGCCAAGATCAACACCAAATGGGTAGCCACAGTTGCTAGTATATGGATCCAATGTACCAGCGGTTCACTCTACACATTCGCCATTTATTCTTCCATTCTCAAATCTACCCAAGGATACGATCAATCATCCCTCAATGTCGTCTCCGTATTCAAAGATGTCGGCGCTAATGTCGGCATACTTGCCGGCTTACTCTACTCATCAGTCACCACTCGCCGTCGTCGTCGTTTTGGTGGTCCGTGGGTGGTGCTGCTTGCCGGAGCTATTCAGTGCTTTGCTGGCTATTATCTTATGTGGTTGACCGTTATGGGCCTCCTACCTAAACCCCCTTTATGGGTTATGTGCCTCTATATGCTTTTAGCGGCTCATGCTATGACTTTCTTCAATACGGCTAACGTTGTCACTGCTGTGCACAATTTCCCTAATTATAGAGGCACCATTGTTGGCATCATGAAG GGTTTTCTTGGGTTGAGTGGAGCAATATTAATTCAAGTATATCAAACAATCTTTAGAAACAGGCCCACTGCATATCTTCTGTTGTTGGCATTGTTGCCTCCTATTACTACCCTGTTACTTATGTCGTTCGTAACAATCTCGCCAACAAATGAAGATGATGAGAAGAAGCATCTTAATGGTTTCTCATTGATTGCTCTGGTTCTGGCTTCTTATCTCATGGCTGAAATCATTGTGGGAAACATTTTCTCTTTACAACTGTCTGTTCGCATCATTACTTTTGCTGTACTCATTTTCTTGCTGCTTTCCCCGATTTCTGTTGCGATCAATGTCCACAAGGAAAAGTCTTATAGAATAATTAAATACTTACTCGAGCAAAACTCACCGGAAGATGAGCAAAATAGATCTCAGGCGCATTTTGTGGATATGGGGCAAAGTCATGGTAACTATGATGAGTTGCCTGCTGGCGCTGATCAAGAGAGAGATATGAATGAGAGGAGGACTCCAGAATGGGGGGAAAACATGAATCTTTTTCAGGCAATGTGCACCACTGGTTTTTGGTTTTTGTTTGTCACCACTGCATGCGGAATGGGCACAGGGCTGGCTACAGTTAATAACATTAGCCAGATAGGAGGGTCACTTGGGTACACTATCTTAGAGACAAATACTTTAGTTTCTCTATGGAGTATCTGGAATTTTCTTGGTCGCTTTGGAGCTGGTTATATTTCAGATTATTTCTTGCGCTCACTAGGTTGGTCAAGGCCATTATTTATTGTTGTTACTCTGGCTAGTATGACTGTTGGCCATGCTGTGATAGCATCTGGTCTGCCTGGTGCTTTGTATGCCGGCTCTGTTATAGTTGGCATTTGTTATGGATCACAATGGTCACTAATGCCCACAATTGTTTCTGAGATATTTGGTGCAAGGCATCTGGGCACAATATTTAACACCATAACCGTAGCAGGCCCTGTAGGATCTTATATACTGTCTGTTTGGGTTGTCGGATACCTCTACGATAAGGAAGCATCAGATGTAGGGAACATGTGTACTGGAACTCACTGCTTCATGTTATCCTTCTTTATCATGGCAGCTTCCACTTTCTTTGGGGCTCTTGTGGCCTTGGCTTTGTTCTTTCGGACAAGAAActtctacaataattttgtTCAGAGAAGAGGTGCAAATACCATTACTGGTTAG